A stretch of Pseudoprevotella muciniphila DNA encodes these proteins:
- a CDS encoding DUF1810 domain-containing protein, translating to MELEGEDKYDLSRFVRIQASNYEQALKEVKDGLKRSHWIWYIFPQLKHLGHSWNSKFYGISGIEEAEAYLNHPVLGKRLREITNVLLMHKDLAAKDIFGGLDAMKVRSCMTLFNAASPNDIFEEVLAVFYDNTNDKRTINNLKTKK from the coding sequence ATGGAACTGGAAGGTGAAGACAAGTATGATTTGAGCCGTTTTGTCAGGATTCAAGCCTCCAACTATGAACAAGCGTTGAAAGAAGTAAAGGATGGATTAAAGCGTTCACACTGGATATGGTATATTTTTCCTCAACTAAAGCATCTCGGCCATAGTTGGAATTCTAAATTTTATGGTATAAGCGGCATAGAAGAAGCAGAAGCATACCTTAATCATCCTGTCCTTGGCAAAAGACTGAGAGAGATTACGAATGTGCTTCTTATGCACAAAGATTTAGCAGCAAAAGATATATTTGGCGGCTTGGATGCAATGAAGGTGCGTTCCTGCATGACATTGTTCAATGCCGCTTCGCCTAATGACATTTTTGAAGAAGTATTAGCGGTGTTCTATGATAATACTAACGACAAGAGAACTATAAATAACCTAAAAACAAAAAAGTAG
- a CDS encoding ADP-ribosylglycohydrolase family protein: MLGAVFGDIVGSAYEWNNVKRKNFPLHRSSTRYTDDSVMTLAVAKWLMEDLEHSEQGLINAMQQLGHAHPRAGYGGRFRKWLASNNPQPYNSWGNGSAMRVSPVALYATSLEESLELAKKSAIVTHNHPEGIKGALAVAECVFICKDADHLESAKEIIRSKIPQKYDYNLNRTLDEIRPNYSFDVSCQGSVPEAIIAFLESTSLEECVRNAISIGGDSDTIAAIACSIFAANKEWREEQLMSQFTKYLPDDLIRIMDKFEKLVYHNNPT; this comes from the coding sequence ATGTTAGGAGCCGTATTTGGAGACATTGTAGGGAGTGCCTACGAATGGAATAATGTGAAAAGGAAGAACTTTCCTCTTCACAGGTCATCAACTCGATATACAGATGACAGTGTAATGACCCTGGCTGTTGCCAAATGGTTAATGGAAGATCTCGAGCATTCGGAACAAGGGCTGATAAATGCAATGCAACAACTTGGACATGCTCATCCAAGAGCCGGTTATGGTGGCAGATTCAGAAAGTGGCTGGCATCAAACAATCCTCAACCCTATAATAGTTGGGGAAATGGCTCTGCCATGCGTGTAAGCCCTGTGGCTCTGTATGCCACTTCTCTTGAAGAATCCTTGGAACTTGCCAAGAAATCCGCCATTGTAACCCATAACCACCCGGAAGGCATAAAGGGAGCATTGGCGGTTGCAGAATGTGTTTTCATCTGCAAGGATGCAGACCATCTTGAATCTGCAAAAGAAATAATTAGAAGCAAAATCCCGCAAAAATATGATTATAACTTAAACAGGACACTTGACGAGATCAGGCCAAACTATTCATTTGACGTTAGCTGCCAAGGAAGTGTGCCTGAAGCCATCATTGCTTTCCTCGAAAGTACGTCGTTGGAGGAGTGTGTGCGAAATGCTATTTCAATAGGTGGAGATTCTGATACTATTGCCGCGATTGCATGTTCCATATTTGCGGCAAATAAAGAATGGAGAGAAGAACAACTGATGTCGCAGTTCACAAAATATCTGCCTGATGATTTAATAAGAATCATGGATAAATTTGAAAAATTGGTATATCACAATAATCCTACCTGA
- the glgP gene encoding alpha-glucan family phosphorylase, whose protein sequence is MKVRICNANYPNWITLNVKSHLPEKLIKLDELARNLWSVWNQPAKELFRSLDPELYKEVDHNPMELLYRMDYDKLEELADDPEVIGRMEKVYKEFKSYMSVKPNTDRPSVAYFCMEYGMHHTLKIYSGGLGILAGDYMKEASDSNVNMCGIGFLYRYGYFTQSLSLDGQQIANYEPQDFDRLPIDKVLDEHGNQIMVDVPFPGRDVHAGLWVAHVGRVELYLLDTDNQFNADADRTITHSLYGGDWENRIKQEFLLGIGGVLALKRLGITKDIYHCNEGHAALCNVQRLVDYVEEGLNFNEALELVRASSLYTVHTPVPAGHDYFDENLFGRYMGGYPSRLGITWDEFIGLGRTNPEDKNEKFCMSTFCCKTCQEVNGVSYLHQNVSRDMFQHIWKGYFPQESHVGYVTNGVHFPTWCAFEWKTVYKKYFDKTFMSDQSNANIWEAIYNVPDKVVWETRTALKEKLVRFIRARFRESWLKNQGDPSRVVSLLEKINPNALTIGFARRFATYKRAHLLFTDLDRLSKIVNNPNYPVQFIFAGKAHPADGAGQGLIKKIFEISQRPEFIGKILFLENYDIQLARRLVSGVDIWMNTPTRPLEASGTSGEKALMNGVVNFSVLDGWWYEGYREGAGWALTEKRTYDNQEYQDRLDASTIYSMLEQEIIPLYYARNAQGYSENWVRVVKNSIAKIAPHYTMKRQLDDYYEKFYGPLAEHMKVLSADNNRKAKELAAWKENVAEKWDAIRIVSSEKSENISSNDVISGKQFTVSYVIDEAGLDDAIGVDLVIMSTIDGNEHFYKACPMELVKREGNLYTFKISMAMDLAGTFKVAYRMYPKHSLLTHRQDFCYVRWFY, encoded by the coding sequence ATGAAAGTAAGAATCTGTAATGCTAATTATCCTAATTGGATAACGCTGAACGTCAAGTCGCATCTGCCTGAAAAGTTGATTAAACTTGACGAACTTGCACGTAATCTTTGGAGTGTATGGAATCAGCCTGCAAAGGAACTTTTCCGCAGTCTTGACCCGGAACTTTACAAAGAAGTTGACCACAATCCGATGGAATTGCTCTATCGTATGGATTACGATAAATTGGAAGAACTTGCCGATGACCCAGAAGTTATTGGAAGAATGGAGAAGGTGTATAAGGAATTCAAGAGTTACATGTCTGTAAAACCCAATACAGATCGCCCTTCCGTTGCATATTTCTGCATGGAATATGGTATGCACCATACACTGAAAATCTATTCTGGCGGTTTGGGTATTTTGGCTGGCGACTACATGAAAGAAGCATCTGACAGTAATGTTAACATGTGCGGAATAGGTTTCCTATACAGGTATGGTTATTTCACACAGTCATTATCACTCGATGGTCAGCAAATAGCCAATTACGAGCCACAGGATTTTGACCGTCTGCCAATTGACAAGGTCCTTGACGAACATGGTAACCAAATTATGGTAGATGTTCCATTCCCAGGTCGTGATGTGCATGCTGGATTATGGGTTGCACATGTGGGTCGTGTTGAACTTTATCTGCTTGATACCGATAACCAATTCAATGCAGATGCCGACCGCACTATCACACACTCACTCTATGGTGGTGATTGGGAAAACAGAATTAAGCAAGAGTTTCTTCTAGGTATCGGTGGTGTGCTCGCTCTTAAGCGTTTGGGCATAACAAAAGATATCTATCATTGTAACGAAGGACATGCAGCGCTGTGTAATGTGCAACGTCTTGTTGACTATGTAGAAGAAGGGCTTAATTTTAACGAAGCATTAGAGCTTGTCCGCGCTTCTTCGCTCTATACGGTACACACACCTGTACCAGCCGGTCACGATTATTTTGATGAAAACCTGTTCGGAAGATATATGGGTGGTTATCCATCACGTCTTGGAATTACCTGGGACGAATTTATCGGACTTGGAAGGACTAATCCCGAAGACAAGAACGAAAAATTCTGTATGTCAACATTCTGCTGCAAGACTTGTCAGGAAGTGAATGGTGTAAGTTATCTGCACCAAAACGTAAGCCGCGACATGTTCCAGCACATCTGGAAGGGCTATTTCCCACAGGAGAGTCATGTAGGTTACGTTACAAACGGTGTACACTTCCCAACATGGTGCGCCTTTGAATGGAAAACGGTATATAAAAAGTATTTCGACAAAACTTTCATGTCCGACCAAAGTAATGCAAATATTTGGGAGGCCATTTACAATGTGCCAGACAAGGTGGTTTGGGAAACCCGTACTGCCCTCAAGGAAAAACTCGTACGCTTCATCCGCGCACGTTTCCGTGAGTCATGGCTCAAAAATCAAGGCGATCCTTCTCGCGTAGTTTCTCTGCTCGAGAAAATCAATCCAAATGCTCTGACTATTGGTTTCGCACGAAGATTTGCTACATATAAGCGTGCGCACCTGCTCTTCACCGACTTAGACAGACTTTCCAAGATAGTTAACAACCCCAACTATCCGGTTCAGTTTATCTTTGCAGGTAAAGCACACCCGGCAGATGGGGCAGGGCAGGGGCTTATAAAGAAAATATTCGAGATTTCACAGCGCCCTGAATTTATCGGAAAGATACTCTTCCTCGAGAACTATGACATACAACTTGCCCGCCGTCTGGTGAGTGGTGTGGATATCTGGATGAATACACCGACACGTCCACTCGAAGCCAGCGGAACAAGCGGTGAGAAAGCACTTATGAATGGTGTTGTCAACTTCAGTGTACTCGACGGATGGTGGTATGAAGGCTATCGTGAAGGCGCTGGTTGGGCACTGACAGAAAAGCGCACCTACGACAATCAGGAGTATCAAGACCGTCTCGATGCCAGCACCATCTATTCTATGCTTGAGCAGGAAATCATTCCGCTTTACTATGCCCGCAATGCACAAGGCTATAGCGAAAATTGGGTAAGAGTTGTAAAGAATTCAATCGCAAAGATTGCACCTCACTACACGATGAAACGCCAATTGGATGACTACTACGAGAAGTTCTATGGTCCTTTGGCAGAGCACATGAAAGTGCTTTCTGCAGACAACAATCGTAAGGCAAAAGAACTCGCTGCATGGAAAGAAAATGTTGCAGAGAAATGGGACGCAATTCGCATTGTATCAAGCGAAAAGAGTGAGAACATCTCAAGCAATGATGTAATCAGTGGAAAACAATTTACTGTGTCCTACGTCATAGACGAAGCAGGCTTAGACGATGCTATCGGTGTTGACCTTGTAATTATGAGCACCATCGACGGAAATGAGCACTTCTATAAGGCTTGTCCTATGGAATTAGTGAAACGCGAAGGAAATCTCTATACATTCAAGATTTCTATGGCAATGGATCTTGCAGGCACGTTTAAGGTTGCATACAGAATGTACCCCAAGCATTCACTCCTTACTCACAGACAAGACTTCTGCTATGTTCGCTGGTTCTATTGA
- a CDS encoding polysaccharide deacetylase family protein yields MNNLLKNTLLTFKVDALIRANNRCPRIVFWHGVDDRINSEVEQEIFDVEIFEKQIAYISKHFEIVSIEEFEKRYLADDFTGREVVLTFDDGYANNLYKVQPILNRFGLPFSVFVSTDNISNGEYFPTSVNRIIVKGADLQEINIPSQQLHFSVRNDDERGKVVRQISDLLKTKPLDEVKQITNDLISNVSQDVWEALKEKYKSVRPMTWDEVRELHKKGATIGSHCQQHICCHDNQNEDVLEQQIKQSKQIIEKELGAECRYFAYPNGNFTTFSNKCVEDSYALGFSTKGRERITSQSQKAIIPRIGLPITLNTFKLLINLFPRK; encoded by the coding sequence ATGAACAACCTTCTAAAGAATACACTTTTAACATTTAAAGTTGACGCACTTATCAGGGCGAATAACCGCTGTCCGAGAATTGTTTTCTGGCATGGTGTTGACGATAGGATAAATTCTGAAGTTGAACAAGAGATTTTCGATGTAGAGATTTTCGAAAAGCAGATAGCGTATATATCCAAACACTTTGAAATTGTATCAATAGAAGAATTTGAAAAACGATATTTGGCAGACGATTTTACAGGAAGAGAAGTTGTTTTGACCTTTGATGATGGTTATGCCAACAATCTTTATAAAGTTCAACCGATTCTAAATCGTTTCGGTCTGCCTTTCAGTGTGTTCGTTTCAACAGACAACATCAGTAACGGAGAGTACTTTCCCACTTCTGTCAATAGAATTATAGTGAAAGGTGCTGATTTGCAAGAGATTAATATTCCCTCGCAGCAGTTGCACTTCAGCGTTCGGAATGATGATGAACGCGGGAAGGTGGTTCGTCAGATTTCCGACCTTCTGAAAACAAAGCCCTTGGATGAGGTTAAGCAAATTACCAATGATTTGATATCTAATGTCTCACAGGATGTATGGGAAGCCCTTAAAGAAAAATACAAGTCAGTTCGTCCAATGACTTGGGATGAAGTGCGCGAATTACACAAAAAGGGCGCAACAATAGGTTCACATTGTCAACAACACATTTGTTGCCACGACAATCAGAACGAAGATGTTCTTGAACAACAAATCAAACAAAGCAAACAGATTATAGAAAAAGAACTGGGAGCAGAATGTCGGTATTTTGCATATCCGAATGGTAATTTCACTACGTTCAGCAACAAATGTGTTGAAGACAGTTACGCTTTAGGTTTCTCTACCAAAGGTCGCGAACGCATTACGTCTCAATCACAGAAAGCCATAATACCACGTATTGGACTGCCTATAACGCTCAACACCTTTAAGTTACTTATCAATTTATTCCCAAGAAAATGA
- a CDS encoding acyltransferase: MSSLAHKIKVAPRVISHEFVVYIKWLLFKIAKNWVILNRISARLRPWLWKKTGVQINGKVCIGYDVYYDVTNAKLLRIDEGAWITSRCLLLCHRRDMSGYRVGDDVNKLPYIKAEVHICKGVHLGMGSIVMPGVTIGEGAIIGAGSVVTKDIPAWTIAVGNPCRVIKEIKQRDDSSGTEKD; encoded by the coding sequence ATGAGTTCATTAGCACATAAAATAAAAGTAGCGCCAAGAGTTATCTCTCACGAGTTTGTTGTTTACATTAAATGGTTGCTATTCAAAATTGCAAAGAATTGGGTCATTCTGAACCGCATTAGTGCACGTTTGCGTCCATGGTTATGGAAAAAAACGGGAGTACAGATAAATGGCAAGGTTTGTATTGGCTACGACGTGTATTATGACGTAACAAACGCAAAACTCTTGAGAATAGACGAAGGCGCATGGATTACGAGCCGTTGCCTGCTGCTGTGCCATCGTCGCGACATGTCGGGATACAGAGTTGGCGATGATGTAAACAAACTGCCCTATATCAAGGCTGAAGTGCATATCTGTAAAGGTGTTCATCTCGGCATGGGCAGCATTGTGATGCCCGGCGTAACCATAGGAGAAGGTGCAATAATCGGAGCGGGTTCTGTCGTTACAAAAGACATTCCGGCGTGGACAATAGCCGTAGGCAATCCCTGCCGTGTTATTAAAGAGATAAAGCAGAGAGACGACAGTTCAGGCACTGAGAAAGACTAA